In a single window of the Hoyosella subflava DQS3-9A1 genome:
- a CDS encoding iron-sulfur cluster assembly protein, with protein sequence MTAPAVCKADDIIAALSTVSDPELDEPITELGFVRSITFDDHGVIVHLRLPTAFCSPNFAYLMASDAQDALRMVDNIGSVDVLLDDHHDSQKINAGLAANAGYRGTFGEEAEESLAELRRTFLRKAHTAAMERCVEAQVKRTGMRLDEIHRLTLRDLPAGKQKTALLRRRVDIGLSICPSSRVVVDDAGRPLSPEAVPTRLRCAKSVRISMEGNAHFCRGLLATRYSDGGNTNTPQILDIRTTRRPA encoded by the coding sequence ATGACCGCGCCAGCCGTATGCAAAGCAGACGACATCATCGCAGCGCTCAGTACCGTTTCGGACCCGGAGCTCGATGAGCCGATCACCGAGCTGGGCTTCGTCCGGTCCATCACGTTCGACGACCACGGCGTAATCGTTCATCTTCGGCTCCCCACCGCGTTTTGTTCTCCGAACTTCGCCTACCTCATGGCCTCTGACGCGCAGGATGCCCTGCGGATGGTCGACAACATCGGCAGTGTGGACGTACTCCTCGACGACCACCATGACAGCCAAAAGATCAACGCTGGTCTCGCGGCAAACGCAGGCTATCGGGGAACGTTCGGGGAGGAAGCGGAGGAGAGCCTTGCGGAGTTGCGCCGTACTTTTCTCCGCAAAGCTCACACGGCGGCGATGGAACGGTGCGTCGAGGCCCAGGTGAAGCGAACGGGCATGCGGCTAGATGAAATTCATCGACTGACTCTTCGCGATCTGCCCGCAGGAAAGCAGAAAACGGCGCTGCTGAGACGGCGCGTTGATATTGGACTCAGTATCTGTCCGTCGTCGCGGGTCGTTGTCGACGACGCTGGTCGTCCGCTCTCCCCCGAGGCAGTCCCGACCCGACTCCGGTGCGCCAAGTCAGTACGCATCTCAATGGAAGGCAACGCCCATTTCTGTCGCGGGCTACTTGCGACGCGCTACTCCGACGGCGGGAATACCAACACACCCCAAATACTCGACATCAGGACAACCAGGAGGCCGGCATGA
- a CDS encoding ANTAR domain-containing protein — protein sequence MNASTACLLIDRDFRVRGLNGAYAEATRRPRGELLNQALFDLFPDNPNSTEEQVDRVARSFERVLRCRQPETLWVQRYDIPDPAKHGAFIPKVWTLNHQPIFDSGGSVIGVVQHSEDITALDAALASLADTLAAADADEDHWWHVLRRIGSAGRALPRYRETYRALAQENHQLREAQAARAVIEQAKGVLMGQRRCSPDEAFEILREISQATNEKLRDVAAALVADTTGHTST from the coding sequence ATGAACGCGTCGACCGCGTGTTTGCTGATTGACCGGGACTTTCGTGTCCGGGGCCTTAACGGAGCTTACGCGGAGGCGACTCGGCGTCCCCGCGGCGAACTGCTTAATCAGGCTCTTTTCGACCTTTTTCCGGATAACCCGAACAGCACTGAGGAGCAAGTCGACCGAGTCGCACGATCGTTCGAACGCGTACTGCGCTGCCGTCAGCCAGAAACCCTCTGGGTGCAGCGTTACGACATCCCCGATCCCGCCAAGCACGGCGCTTTCATCCCGAAAGTCTGGACACTGAACCATCAGCCAATATTCGACAGCGGCGGCTCCGTGATCGGCGTGGTTCAGCACAGCGAAGACATCACAGCCCTCGATGCGGCTTTGGCGTCGCTCGCTGACACGCTGGCCGCTGCGGACGCTGACGAGGACCACTGGTGGCACGTTCTGCGTCGGATCGGCTCGGCAGGTCGTGCTCTGCCCCGTTACCGCGAAACGTATCGGGCCCTCGCCCAGGAGAACCATCAGCTGCGCGAAGCTCAAGCGGCTCGCGCTGTGATCGAACAGGCCAAAGGCGTTTTGATGGGGCAGCGCCGTTGCTCACCAGATGAGGCTTTTGAGATCCTCCGGGAAATATCTCAGGCGACCAACGAGAAGCTTCGGGACGTGGCTGCGGCGCTCGTCGCGGACACGACCGGTCACACGTCTACGTGA
- a CDS encoding NAD(P)-dependent alcohol dehydrogenase produces the protein MKAVQVVGYHTKLQLNDIPVPKVESPFDVIVKIGGAGVCRTDLHILEGQWEEKTGVALPYTIGHENAGWVHAIGSAVTNVSEGDKVILHPLITCGLCRACRFGDDVHCQNSSFPGIDTNGGYAEYIRTTARSVVRIDDGLAPADVAALADAGLTAYHAIAKVARTTRPGDVCVVIGAGGLGHIGIQVLKAISGATIVVLDRNPAAVDLALKIGADFGIVADGTQVEQVLELTRGHGAEAVVDFVGEGGATREGVAMLRRAGNYFVVGYGENIDVPTIDIISTEINFIGNLVGSYNDLQELMVLAAQGKVTLHTTKYKLDEFQTALDDLDAGLVRGRAILVP, from the coding sequence ATGAAGGCCGTACAAGTTGTGGGTTACCACACGAAACTCCAGCTCAACGACATTCCCGTACCCAAGGTCGAGAGCCCGTTCGACGTAATCGTGAAGATCGGCGGAGCAGGGGTGTGCCGGACGGATCTTCACATTCTTGAAGGCCAATGGGAAGAAAAAACCGGTGTCGCACTTCCCTACACGATCGGTCATGAGAATGCGGGATGGGTGCACGCCATCGGCAGTGCAGTCACGAATGTTTCCGAGGGTGACAAGGTGATCCTGCACCCGTTGATCACCTGCGGGCTGTGCCGCGCCTGCCGATTCGGCGACGACGTGCACTGCCAGAACAGCAGTTTTCCCGGAATCGACACGAACGGCGGATACGCAGAATACATCCGAACTACTGCGCGCAGCGTGGTCCGGATCGATGACGGACTCGCGCCCGCTGATGTTGCCGCGCTCGCGGATGCAGGACTGACGGCCTACCACGCGATCGCGAAGGTTGCCCGGACAACCCGGCCCGGCGACGTGTGCGTCGTCATCGGGGCTGGAGGTCTCGGCCATATCGGGATCCAGGTGCTGAAGGCGATTTCCGGGGCAACGATCGTCGTTCTCGACCGCAACCCCGCGGCCGTCGACCTGGCTTTGAAGATCGGCGCAGACTTCGGGATCGTCGCCGATGGCACACAGGTGGAGCAGGTGCTGGAACTGACGCGCGGTCATGGAGCTGAAGCCGTGGTCGATTTCGTCGGCGAGGGCGGTGCCACCCGCGAGGGCGTGGCGATGCTGCGTCGCGCCGGAAACTACTTCGTCGTCGGATACGGCGAGAACATCGACGTCCCGACGATCGACATCATCTCCACCGAAATCAACTTCATCGGCAATCTCGTGGGTTCTTACAACGACCTGCAAGAACTTATGGTGCTCGCAGCCCAGGGGAAAGTCACCTTGCACACCACGAAGTACAAACTCGACGAGTTTCAGACTGCGCTAGACGATCTCGACGCTGGACTAGTCCGGGGCCGCGCGATTCTCGTTCCATAA
- a CDS encoding putative quinol monooxygenase, which produces MIFIVVRFKVRPEFQDSWLDITKEFTAATRSEPGNLWYEWSRSVDDPAEFVLVEAFLDGQAGAEHVNADHFRRGLDAMRPALSETPRIIHTEVPGTEWSRMGELEVV; this is translated from the coding sequence ATGATCTTCATCGTGGTGCGGTTCAAAGTCAGGCCTGAATTCCAGGACAGCTGGCTGGATATCACAAAAGAGTTCACTGCAGCCACGCGCTCTGAACCAGGGAATCTGTGGTACGAGTGGTCGCGCAGTGTGGACGACCCAGCGGAATTCGTGCTCGTCGAGGCGTTCCTCGACGGGCAGGCTGGTGCGGAGCACGTCAATGCCGACCACTTCCGTCGGGGCCTCGATGCGATGCGGCCAGCGCTGAGCGAAACTCCCCGGATCATCCACACTGAAGTTCCCGGCACCGAGTGGTCCCGGATGGGCGAACTCGAGGTCGTATGA
- a CDS encoding sigma-54-dependent Fis family transcriptional regulator, translating to MTTKDVQVARERFLADDELDRTVRAAISTSWRRSKALSVPADRLDLVFVREPKLDSPLMRAAGPVLQQLADGLAEEPVSVILTSADGVVLNRITASRRLDSALDNVHLAPGYSYAEEYIGTNGIGTAIETRQPTLVVGAEHYADCLGHLACAGVPIIHPISGALAGVLDLTGWVDDGGPLLATLARSATNQIEGRLLAQASAAETELLNTYLSACRRAPQIGTLAVGDEVVLMNRRLRVALDAEDQAALLEHALDATHVPTGTNVICALPSGQTGRLTRIDNFAPELRLDMALFHVHLNDFSVTHLMPALESAPLLPGLAGTSASWRRSCGEISHCVRDRQWVVVAGEPGTGRCEALRVSVAQHRAGSHPRVLAPEDFADVSQLSHELEQVLARENFTLILRDIDTLSDAQLAVVAALLQGHEDNGWVGATLGCARQEAAVGALILPFFSRTISVPALRHRIEDLADLVPHFLRQLSRGSDLTLSPAAMQQLRKYSWPGNVRELRQVLRDVVQRQRSGIADVHQLPPTCRVVSRHALTQIEALERDAIVRSLEENHGNKKAAAAALGFSRATIYRKIKEFGITA from the coding sequence ATGACAACGAAGGACGTGCAGGTAGCGCGGGAGCGTTTTCTCGCGGATGACGAGCTCGACCGCACCGTACGGGCGGCGATCTCGACGTCATGGCGGCGCTCGAAGGCCCTCAGCGTCCCCGCCGATCGTCTCGACTTGGTATTCGTCCGTGAACCGAAGCTTGACAGCCCGCTCATGAGGGCTGCGGGGCCCGTCCTGCAGCAACTCGCCGATGGCCTGGCGGAGGAACCGGTGAGCGTTATTCTCACCTCAGCCGACGGCGTTGTACTCAACCGGATCACCGCCAGCCGACGTCTCGATAGTGCCCTCGACAACGTACATCTCGCGCCCGGGTACAGCTACGCCGAAGAGTACATCGGCACCAACGGCATCGGCACCGCCATTGAGACCCGGCAACCGACTCTGGTAGTGGGCGCCGAACATTATGCTGACTGCCTCGGCCACCTCGCGTGCGCGGGTGTTCCGATAATCCACCCGATTTCAGGTGCCCTCGCCGGCGTCCTCGATCTGACCGGGTGGGTCGATGACGGCGGACCACTACTCGCCACGCTTGCACGATCGGCGACGAATCAGATCGAGGGCCGACTACTTGCACAGGCAAGTGCTGCGGAGACGGAGCTGCTCAACACCTATCTGAGTGCATGCCGCCGCGCACCACAGATAGGCACGCTCGCTGTCGGTGATGAGGTCGTTCTGATGAATCGTCGCCTGCGCGTCGCCCTTGATGCCGAGGATCAGGCTGCGCTGCTCGAACACGCCCTCGACGCTACGCACGTGCCGACAGGCACCAACGTTATCTGCGCGCTCCCCAGCGGGCAGACCGGGCGTCTCACGCGGATCGACAATTTCGCGCCGGAGCTGCGGCTCGATATGGCGTTGTTTCACGTCCACCTCAACGACTTTTCTGTGACGCACCTGATGCCTGCTCTGGAGTCGGCGCCTCTCTTGCCGGGGCTTGCAGGGACGAGTGCCTCGTGGAGGCGCAGCTGCGGGGAGATTTCCCACTGCGTGCGCGACCGACAATGGGTCGTGGTTGCGGGAGAGCCCGGTACCGGCCGGTGTGAAGCGCTCAGGGTCTCTGTCGCTCAGCATCGGGCAGGTTCGCACCCGCGAGTTCTCGCCCCGGAGGACTTCGCGGACGTCTCGCAGCTCAGCCACGAACTCGAGCAGGTGCTGGCCCGCGAGAACTTCACTCTTATCCTGCGCGATATCGACACGCTCAGTGACGCCCAACTGGCCGTGGTCGCTGCCCTATTGCAGGGACACGAAGACAATGGGTGGGTCGGTGCGACCCTTGGCTGTGCCAGGCAAGAAGCCGCGGTGGGAGCACTGATCTTGCCATTCTTCAGCCGCACAATCAGCGTGCCAGCGCTTCGGCACCGTATCGAGGATCTTGCTGATCTCGTCCCCCATTTCCTTCGTCAACTCAGCCGCGGCTCGGACTTGACGCTTTCTCCAGCCGCCATGCAGCAGTTGCGAAAATACTCATGGCCCGGCAATGTGCGAGAGTTGCGGCAAGTGCTGCGCGACGTAGTTCAGCGACAGCGTTCCGGAATCGCCGACGTCCATCAACTGCCGCCGACGTGCCGCGTTGTCAGCCGTCACGCGCTCACCCAGATCGAAGCACTCGAACGCGACGCGATCGTCCGTAGCCTCGAAGAGAACCATGGGAACAAGAAAGCCGCAGCTGCAGCTCTGGGCTTCTCGCGTGCCACGATCTATCGAAAGATCAAAGAATTCGGCATTACGGCCTGA
- the groL gene encoding chaperonin GroEL (60 kDa chaperone family; promotes refolding of misfolded polypeptides especially under stressful conditions; forms two stacked rings of heptamers to form a barrel-shaped 14mer; ends can be capped by GroES; misfolded proteins enter the barrel where they are refolded when GroES binds), protein MAKELRYNKDARLRLEYGVNALADAVKVTLGPKGRNAVLEKLTGPPTITNDGVTIAREIQLRDPFANMGAQLVKEVAMKTNGVVGDGTTTATVLAQAMVREGLAAVESGANPMRVRRGIERAVSVIVESLRAQAVDIVGKEDLQRIAALAASDDEAIGEAIATAVNYVGRSGVVTTEESDVLGISVDVVDGIEFDHGYISGYMVTDQERMEAVHDNPVILLTNKKVTKVQEIMPAIEVAKRAERPLVVLAEDVDGPALQLLVGGNMHNTMQSVVVRAPGFGHRRVADLQDLAVALGGHVVAKDTGVELSEVTIEHLGSCDRITVTENSTTIVGGHGDPRLLDARIGQLEAQLERAKIEADQDSLQARIARLSGSVALIRVGGATSVELKERMLRVEDALAATRAAQEAGIVSGGGTALAQSHRATSGLELTGDEAIGSEIVRRSLTEPIRWIANNAGYDGDEVASVVPDLPLGHGFNALTGEYGDMFDEGVIDPLKVTRAALESAASIAALLITTETAIVEEIIGNPGAIMAPGFGDLAEGMVRPSNIY, encoded by the coding sequence ATGGCAAAGGAGCTGCGGTACAACAAGGACGCACGTCTGCGTCTCGAGTACGGCGTCAATGCCCTCGCCGACGCGGTCAAGGTGACCCTCGGCCCCAAAGGCCGCAACGCGGTCCTCGAAAAACTAACGGGCCCACCGACCATCACGAACGACGGTGTGACCATCGCGCGGGAAATCCAGTTGCGTGACCCGTTCGCGAACATGGGTGCCCAGCTGGTCAAAGAGGTTGCGATGAAAACCAACGGTGTTGTCGGTGACGGCACTACTACCGCAACTGTCCTCGCGCAGGCGATGGTGCGTGAAGGTCTCGCCGCGGTCGAATCCGGCGCGAACCCCATGCGCGTGCGGCGCGGCATCGAGCGGGCCGTTTCTGTCATCGTCGAATCACTTCGTGCGCAGGCCGTGGACATCGTTGGCAAGGAGGATCTGCAGCGTATCGCCGCCCTTGCCGCCAGCGATGACGAGGCGATCGGCGAGGCCATAGCGACGGCTGTCAACTATGTGGGGAGATCGGGTGTCGTCACAACCGAAGAGAGCGATGTGCTCGGGATTTCTGTCGATGTTGTGGATGGCATCGAATTCGATCATGGTTACATTTCTGGATACATGGTGACTGACCAAGAACGCATGGAAGCAGTCCATGACAACCCCGTGATCCTGCTCACCAACAAGAAGGTGACCAAGGTTCAGGAGATTATGCCAGCGATCGAGGTCGCGAAGCGCGCCGAACGCCCACTTGTTGTCCTCGCGGAGGATGTCGATGGCCCCGCCCTGCAGTTGCTGGTCGGTGGCAACATGCACAACACCATGCAGTCCGTTGTCGTGCGGGCTCCTGGCTTCGGGCACCGCCGTGTCGCTGACCTCCAAGATCTTGCGGTTGCGCTCGGCGGACACGTCGTCGCAAAGGACACCGGTGTTGAACTCTCCGAGGTGACCATCGAACATCTCGGTTCGTGCGACAGGATAACCGTCACGGAGAACTCGACGACGATCGTTGGCGGTCACGGTGACCCGAGGCTGCTCGACGCTCGGATCGGACAACTCGAAGCCCAGTTGGAGAGAGCGAAGATCGAGGCGGATCAGGACAGTTTGCAGGCCCGCATCGCTCGGTTGAGCGGGAGTGTCGCCCTCATTCGCGTTGGCGGCGCGACCAGTGTTGAGTTGAAGGAGCGCATGCTTCGCGTCGAAGATGCCCTCGCTGCTACCCGAGCTGCCCAGGAGGCTGGGATCGTGTCTGGTGGTGGCACCGCTCTGGCCCAATCACACCGCGCAACTTCCGGACTCGAGTTGACTGGCGACGAAGCGATTGGCAGCGAAATCGTGCGCCGGTCGCTGACCGAACCCATCCGGTGGATCGCGAACAACGCGGGTTACGACGGTGATGAAGTCGCAAGTGTCGTCCCGGATTTGCCACTCGGGCACGGCTTCAATGCGCTGACTGGTGAGTATGGCGATATGTTCGATGAGGGAGTCATAGACCCGTTGAAGGTAACGCGCGCTGCGCTGGAAAGCGCGGCATCGATCGCAGCGCTGCTTATCACCACCGAAACCGCGATCGTCGAAGAGATCATCGGCAACCCCGGTGCGATTATGGCTCCGGGTTTCGGTGATCTCGCTGAGGGCATGGTCCGTCCGTCGAATATCTACTAA
- a CDS encoding FAD-binding oxidoreductase, with the protein MSQAAAGTVRELTASLGGVVVTDPVLSVGYRRDHSHLTTFGTPAAVVRARDVSDVVATLQAAHRYSVPVVTRGAGTGLAGGANAVDGCIILSLERMNRILEIDEYGRTASVEAGVINGDLASAATACGLWYVPDPGSRDISTIGGNLATNAGGACCAKYGVTADHVARIKAVLPDGQMIHTGASTRKNSAGLNLTQLLVGSEGTLAVIVEATLRLRRKPEGVTTLVASFRDSADAVCAVMRMQSVADPCLAELMDRTTIAAVNRMTKMGLDESAGALLLVQCDGAGATEEVKCCAQACSDSHATELYVTSDAEEGEALMRARRVALTALEQLGSTLLDDLVVPVPQLTHMLEAIAHVANRHNLLIGTFGHAADGNLHPTIVFDPRDEEMVLRAHNAFDEMVAHCLQLGGSITGEHGVGLLKRRYLTQMVGAAEHQLMTGIKSVFDPRGILNPGRSL; encoded by the coding sequence ATGAGCCAGGCCGCTGCGGGCACGGTCCGGGAACTAACAGCATCGCTCGGTGGTGTCGTGGTAACGGATCCCGTTCTGTCAGTGGGTTACCGGCGCGATCACTCGCACCTCACAACCTTCGGCACACCCGCAGCGGTGGTTCGCGCCCGCGACGTGAGTGATGTCGTCGCCACCCTGCAGGCTGCTCATAGATACAGCGTTCCGGTGGTCACTCGTGGGGCTGGCACCGGGCTCGCGGGCGGAGCTAACGCGGTCGACGGGTGCATCATCCTAAGTCTCGAACGGATGAACCGGATCCTGGAGATTGACGAGTACGGGCGCACAGCTTCGGTCGAGGCCGGCGTCATCAACGGTGACCTCGCTTCGGCGGCGACGGCGTGTGGACTCTGGTATGTCCCTGATCCGGGCAGCCGTGACATCTCAACAATCGGCGGCAACCTCGCCACGAACGCAGGGGGTGCGTGCTGCGCGAAATATGGCGTCACCGCTGATCATGTCGCGCGCATCAAAGCAGTGCTCCCGGACGGCCAAATGATCCACACGGGTGCCAGCACACGGAAGAACTCTGCCGGCCTCAATCTCACTCAACTGCTCGTCGGTTCGGAAGGAACGCTTGCGGTAATTGTCGAGGCCACTTTGCGGCTTCGGCGCAAGCCGGAGGGGGTGACCACCCTCGTCGCGAGCTTCCGGGACTCGGCTGACGCGGTCTGCGCCGTGATGAGGATGCAGTCGGTCGCTGACCCGTGTCTTGCCGAACTCATGGATCGAACAACCATCGCCGCCGTCAACCGGATGACGAAGATGGGGCTCGATGAGTCCGCTGGCGCTCTACTGCTGGTCCAGTGCGACGGGGCTGGCGCAACCGAGGAGGTGAAATGCTGCGCTCAGGCGTGCAGCGACTCACATGCCACAGAACTGTATGTAACCAGCGATGCGGAGGAAGGCGAAGCCCTGATGCGAGCGCGGCGGGTGGCTCTGACTGCGCTCGAGCAACTTGGCAGCACACTATTGGATGATCTCGTGGTGCCTGTACCGCAGCTCACACACATGCTCGAAGCAATTGCGCACGTCGCCAATCGGCATAACCTTCTGATCGGCACGTTCGGTCACGCCGCCGATGGAAACCTGCATCCGACAATTGTGTTCGATCCTCGGGATGAGGAGATGGTGCTGCGTGCTCACAACGCGTTCGATGAGATGGTTGCCCACTGTCTGCAACTCGGCGGCTCGATCACGGGTGAGCACGGGGTTGGTCTCCTCAAACGGCGCTACCTCACCCAAATGGTGGGCGCAGCGGAACACCAGCTGATGACTGGGATCAAGTCAGTCTTCGATCCTCGGGGAATCCTCAACCCAGGCCGTTCACTCTGA